A region from the Desulfovibrio sp. TomC genome encodes:
- a CDS encoding site-specific integrase, producing the protein MATFRKRGSSWNVRIQKKGHPVVCRTFDVLADAERWAKGVESDIDRGSAAYLPAAREAEKVTLAEAITRYVQERVPELATSYRVQKRAEAIAARPFAARPLAAIRGKDIADFIRERQGEGVGSQTVIHDLNTISKVYEICRRNWGMVALDNPVKLVDKPSLPVGRVRRLNDDEEKRLLAECDSEFSLIIQFALATAMRRGEIAALTWENVNLQRRTVFLPKTKNGESRTVPLSPDALTVLASLPRAISGRVFPLLRDPDRASKLMARAARRAGLEDLHFQDLRHEATSRLFEETDLDVMEIKGITGHKSMQMLARYAHLRAGRLADRLAGSSRT; encoded by the coding sequence ATGGCTACCTTCCGCAAGCGCGGTTCATCTTGGAACGTGCGCATTCAGAAAAAAGGGCACCCCGTCGTGTGCCGGACCTTCGACGTTTTGGCGGACGCTGAGCGGTGGGCGAAGGGTGTAGAGTCGGATATTGATCGTGGCTCGGCCGCGTATCTGCCTGCCGCCCGAGAAGCCGAAAAGGTGACCCTGGCCGAAGCGATCACCCGATACGTCCAAGAACGGGTGCCTGAGCTGGCGACATCTTACAGGGTCCAAAAACGGGCTGAGGCGATTGCGGCCAGACCCTTTGCGGCTCGGCCGCTGGCTGCGATCCGGGGTAAGGATATTGCCGATTTCATCCGGGAGCGGCAGGGCGAAGGGGTGGGGTCGCAAACGGTTATTCACGACTTGAACACGATTTCAAAAGTATACGAGATTTGCCGCCGAAACTGGGGGATGGTCGCTCTCGACAATCCCGTCAAGCTCGTGGACAAGCCCAGTCTGCCAGTAGGGCGTGTTCGGCGCCTCAATGATGATGAGGAAAAGCGATTGCTCGCGGAATGTGATTCCGAGTTTTCGCTTATCATTCAGTTTGCTCTGGCGACGGCCATGCGTCGCGGCGAAATAGCTGCCCTGACCTGGGAGAACGTCAACCTTCAGCGGCGAACCGTTTTTCTTCCAAAAACAAAAAACGGCGAATCGCGAACAGTGCCGCTTTCGCCGGATGCACTGACAGTGCTGGCTTCGTTGCCTCGGGCGATTTCGGGCCGCGTGTTCCCCTTGTTGCGTGACCCGGATCGGGCTTCAAAATTGATGGCGCGGGCGGCGCGAAGGGCGGGGCTAGAGGATCTTCATTTTCAAGACCTCCGGCATGAGGCGACAAGCCGACTGTTCGAGGAAACCGACCTGGATGTGATGGAGATCAAGGGAATCACGGGCCACAAATCCATGCAGATGTTGGCCCGGTATGCCCATTTGCGGGCGGGGCGGCTGGCGGATCGGTTGGCGGGAAGTTCTCGGACATAA